The Primulina eburnea isolate SZY01 unplaced genomic scaffold, ASM2296580v1 ctg507_ERROPOS390280, whole genome shotgun sequence genome includes the window AGGCATCAGGGTTCTTGTAATATCTAGCACAAAACAGCTTTGTGGTGAAGTATGTATATACCAAATATCTTGGAGGAGAGGCGAATTTTATGCTATATTGGGAATGTTACTCCCTGTGTGAGATTTAACAATTAGATGAAGTGACCCACGTTCATCCTACATGGGGAGTAAAAGGAAAATGGTTTGTTGTGATTGAAGTGCTAAAGACAAACAAAATAATACCATATCCACCTCTTAAGCCTTATGAGCTTAATGGGACAGAACCAAACTTGAGTTTATATCCAGAAGTTTATATATAGCTTAAAATGCTTTACCCAGCAAATGATTTTTTCCTTTCCATGGAATTTTGAAGTGAGTAGTGTATCAGCCAAACCATAGCAAACCCGAACCACAGAGTAGATAAAGCAACATAGACCGCAATGTCGTACCAGTGAATGCGAATAAATAAAAATCAGAAGCCAAAAAATACATCACATTCTCCTTGACAAGCCTATACAAAATGTTACACAGCTATACAAATCCTCGGATGCTTACAAAAGGCAACCAACCAAAAAAGAAGCATTGGGCCAGCGAAAGATGAAAAAGAATGACCCGGTCAGCAAGAAATTTGAATTAGAGAACTAAAAAGGTGAAGATCAACGTTGCATTGATCGATCCATCATAAAAGTATATCAGGGCCAGCAAGATTCAACTTATGTATCTTACTAAAATGCACTAATCAGCGTAGTCACTATTTAGGAAGCTTCCGTATTTGGTTCCACTTAGAGTCTTGTTAACATCATCCCAGTTCTTCATGTGCTCGGACAATGATCCTTTGTGTATCTTCACTTGCCGACTAGTTAACTCCATTTTCGGTAACCCAAGAAAATCTAGAATATCCCCTAGTTTCTGAAAAATAACATGCCACAATGAAGaacgatgaattattttatccCACTGGATAAATGAACCGTCTATATCTAAGTTTGGATCAATTGAGGACAATGTCCAAGAATTTTGCTGCAGTTATTGAATTTGAACCCAAATTTCCATTCTATTTTCCAAATTCTTTTACCCAGAATCACCGGACTGATTTCTTAAACCTATGACCATCGAGGTCGAACATGAAACAGTGCTTTTTAACATGTTAAATATTTTGATCAAAAGCTGAAAAGCACTCACAGTTCGATTCTTTATGAGATCTTCATAGTAGAGAACAATGTGCCTGGTGTTGGTGAAATAATCCAATGCTTCCAAGACCATCTTCTCCATGAGTTTCAAATCCATTACCAGTGATGTTGAGTTGATTACAGGTTTGTATGTAGATAGAGTCTCCGCCTGCATTAAGCATGCAAAAATATTAGATCTTCATACAACGGTGCAGTTGGTTATACAAGAGGATGAAGAAGGAAATCATTACCTCTTCGTGTGTGTGCACATGGGACTTGTGCGTACCGTTCAGGAGTTTAGCATATCTATCGTAAGAATTTGCTAGCACTGAGACCATCCTACGAAGTAAATTTCTTCGGAAGAGAAATATTACTGAAACACCTCTATCATTGAAATATTCAAGGATTTCTTTATGGTATTCCATCAATCCCTGAATTAGAAATAATGAAAATGATTGGTGTTTGTTTTTTAAGGACTGAGCACCTACTCTTATGTCAAAAGCCACAATCAATAGTAACTGGATAATTAAAATTCTTTCAGTTATACAACAACTCAAACACCATGATCCTACCGCCATCCCATTTAGGCAGACTTATAGACGATCAGGGGCAATTATAGCTTCTCAATGGTTATACTTGTGATGGGAACTATTAAATAAGCAACTGAGACTGAGGAACGGATTTCGATTCGAGTAATATGAGATTGGTGCTAATCACGACCACTCCGGGTAATACTACAATAAGTTGCGTAACAAAATAGAATGGCTAGATGAAAAAAATAAATCGGTAAGAAAAATGTATGTGATATTTTACCTGATTAAGCATCCACTTGAAGCCAACGGCAGCCGAGCAATGATTCTTGGAAGCACTAGTAAGCCAGTCCAAATTGTAAACATGATCCAGAGTCATCAAAATTGAAGAAATATTACTTCTTCTCTCCTTAACTGAGAATATCTCTCCATTGGAACTTACATTAGTATGGCTATTCAATAGAGTCTCAAACCATCCACTCCCAGATCTTTGCATTGACAGAATAGTGAATAGTCGCACCGGATTACAGGCACATTCAGCCCTAGTATACATAAAAGAGCATGCATTTAAAACCAAATCCTATGGGCTATGGGAAATTGCAAATTTTGAATCAAACACAGGTATCACAATTACCTGCTAAAGGTGGTGGGATTTGGGTAGTACAACGGTGGAGTTTGGGATCTATCGATGCCGTTTGTATGGCAATGCCTCGTATTAATTTTGATGTTTAGGAATTTTGTTTGGCTAAGAAAATTGGTTTGCTTTAGACAGACCGAGCATATATAAACACCACACACCACGGCAAAAACTAAGACAATCATCCTTAATGAAGCTGGGGATTTCTTCGGAGATTTTACAGTTATTTTGCCCTGTTGATTGCAAAGGGAAAACATTTATCACTGTCAAAGTAAGAGTTTATTTAATTCGTGTCTTACAAGATTATATCTTTctaatatatgtgtatatatttatttatttatctcagAACATAGTACTAGAATCTAcatcacaatttcacaacttTTTCCTCCTTTCTGATCAATggaatttcaaaaatttcagcAGTTGTAAAGATGTCTACCAAGATATAAGGGAAAATGGAAAACAACAGCAAGACATTTGAAACACAAAAGAGAAGAGGAAAGTAGCTTGCAAAGCCATCTCAAGAAGAGAAACAAGTGGCCAACTGCCGAAGATAGCAAATAATATTGAACACGAGTACAGCTAAAAAACACCACATTTTACAGGGAGCAAAAACCCAAACCTCAGCTTCTCTCATGCATTCAAATAAGACATAGATGCGGATATCGCAACTTTTTCAAAAGGACACCCCATGCACCTCAAAACTCATCCCAAAGTTCCCAACCCAGAAATATACAAATCCAAACTCCAATCAGATTCCAGAATTCCCAgaacataatatacataatcTAACCTCTAAACCTCCACCCCTCCCtcccaaaagaaaaaaaaactgaaTTCTTGACGTGAGGAGCAACCCCACTACTTCAAACTTAAAAGACTCAAACCCATACAACTAAGAAAAAACTTATTAACTAAACCAAGCAAAGAAGAAAcgcaagaaaagaaaagaaaaaactcACCTTGGTGAAGAGACAGATGTCTTCGGCCATTATACCTCGCAagaatgaaataaaatcaaagaaggTTCTTTACCCGACTGTAATATTTGTGTGTGTAATATAATGTACCACATTAGCTGTAAGAAATTGCGCAATGTAGTAAGCCGTGGAGAAAAACAACCAAAGCTCCTCGTTAAGCACAAAGACGTTGATGGGTACAGCTGGGGGGCTGGGTACTCTTCCCTCTTCTCTCTTGCCTCGGCCTTTTTTGCCAGGCTTTTCATACTACTACAAGAAATTGATTCTTTCTAGCAAGTATAAAATATACTACAACAAGAAATTGTTTCTTTCTTGCAAGTATAAAATTCAAGTTATTAATTATTCTAGCTAGAGGTGtagagggttgaataaacaagTAATTGTAGAGTTTTGATGTGCTCAAAAATCGAACTTTATTCTtccaaaggaaaaaaaattcaaactttAACAGAAATAATTCTTAATCAGTACAAACTACTGTAatctaataattttcttgaaacgAACAACTAAATAAAACACATAATTTAAGGCATGGCAGCGCGTAAAAGCTGAGTGGCTGATGCTATTT containing:
- the LOC140821285 gene encoding uncharacterized protein, whose product is MAEDICLFTKGKITVKSPKKSPASLRMIVLVFAVVCGVYICSVCLKQTNFLSQTKFLNIKINTRHCHTNGIDRSQTPPLYYPNPTTFSRAECACNPVRLFTILSMQRSGSGWFETLLNSHTNVSSNGEIFSVKERRSNISSILMTLDHVYNLDWLTSASKNHCSAAVGFKWMLNQGLMEYHKEILEYFNDRGVSVIFLFRRNLLRRMVSVLANSYDRYAKLLNGTHKSHVHTHEEAETLSTYKPVINSTSLVMDLKLMEKMVLEALDYFTNTRHIVLYYEDLIKNRTKLGDILDFLGLPKMELTSRQVKIHKGSLSEHMKNWDDVNKTLSGTKYGSFLNSDYAD